CGGCGATATTCGGGTTGGAGATCCAGTTTATACTGGTACCGAACACATTATTTAAAAGGCCGAACTCCGAGTTAAAGAGCCATCTCCACACCATGGCGATCGCCGCGGGGGCCGCAACCATTGGGAGGAAGAAGATCGTACGGTAAGCGGCCCGCCCCTTCATCTTCCGGTTCAGCAGCACGGCCAGAACCAGTGCGATGATGATGGAAAACGGTACTTCCACGATGGCGTATTTGAAGG
The DNA window shown above is from Anaerotignum faecicola and carries:
- a CDS encoding sugar ABC transporter permease gives rise to the protein FKYAIVEVPFSIIIALVLAVLLNRKMKGRAAYRTIFFLPMVAAPAAIAMVWRWLFNSEFGLLNNVFGTSINWISNPNIAVYSIGVIGVWSIIGYNMVLFLSGLQEIPKDYYEASNIDGASGIYQFFHITVPLLSPTIFFVTVTRVIG